The Ciona intestinalis unplaced genomic scaffold, KH HT000256.1, whole genome shotgun sequence genomic interval tgGAAGTAATGGCCTTGCGACGATGCAAAagcgcgcatggggccccatggaAAAATGTCGCGAAAAGCAAAGTATGAAAGAAAACGCAATCAAATGTCGCGAAAAGCAAAGTATGAAAGAAAACGCAATGTGACGTAGCACACGTGTGCTCGTGGgcgttatgacgtaataatcgcgAGCGATGGCGGAGCGGGTATGACGCGATGTCATACAGAcgcactgtgacgtaacgCAGCGATTGTGTGTATACCATTGTCATGACGCGAGTTACGTGTATtatgacaaaataaataaccGAAGTGAAAGtcctaaaataagtttgttgaaatagtaaaatacataatacataaaataagaATACCAATCGCAAGGCACAATACTAGTAAgtagtttatatttacatcAAATAACTCAGTTacattaaataactaaacGAGAATATATAGATTATAACAAGTAATACTCAACAGTTGCAATGGTACTTAACTTCTTGcagaagaaacaaatataatcctGCTCTGAGTTCATCCAAACAGTGTAGCTTTGTCGTTGCTTCATCCAAACTGCCTTGTATAGTTGCAACGAGTTGTAAGGACGACGTTTTACATGCCCGGAGAATCAACGAAAAGCGGGATACGCCGGTTAATCAAAATTATTGACGtggtgaatttaaattttccactTTTCTCGATTGCCCTGTTTGTGCTTTAGCTTCAGAACTGTATAATTGAGCACGTAGTTGGTCATTTAGAGCCCATTTGATCGAACagttgtttatgttgttttccaTGATTCTCGCATTAATTCtattgattgaaatcaaatcataatatatagtaggtcgaAGGAAAACGGCACACCTTTCATTTTATGTTaggtttaaatacaataacatTCAATTTATGCTGCATGGAGTTGGAATATTTGATGACGCACCTATATCACCATGCGGTTCTTAAGTATATCTGCGTGTGTGTGGACAGTGTGGTATATAGCTTGTATAGAGTAAACACATTGtttatgactttaatttaaagcttCACATTTGTGTAGGGCGCATTATAGTCTTTACATATTAAACCCAAGTTTTAATTGGTTGTACATGAatgtaggggaagatgggacacacccaccctactatatgtgtagtAAGGTTGGAAAAAATGAGAGGATTTTTAGGCGCCtgtggtatccatcttaccccatgtaGTACTATACTCGAAGTTATAGGAAAATATATAATCTCCCCACACATTCCAAAGACCCTACGCAATGTGATTACATTACAGCATACTTTAAGCAGATTAGGCGATCCGTTTAATTTGAACAAGGATCAAACAGAACCGATATTTCTTTGTcggtttgtttattaattttcgTAAGTTCACGTATTAATATTAAGGAGAAGGAGTGTACGTGTtttctttgaaaaaatatGGAATTGTCAAATACATACTTTGTAATGATTATAcctgtagggtgggggaagatgggacacttttaacacataatatccaaatatcctgatcgtgggttagacaattaacagcggtctatgggagtaataagaaaacggttttataattttaaatattctttatttattgacaaatgggacgagcaaaataacataaaaaggtgttccatcttttcccaccttCCTATATATTTGTTAGGAATTCTATATTTTGTGTTCATACttcaaattgaaatatacTGAACCCGACACGTCTGCGACCATTATCCGTTCAAGTGATTTCAACAGTTCGATTTTGAACACTCAAGACAACTTGACTGTTGTCAAGTGGCGTAACCCCTCCACTGATATTGTGCTTACACAATGCCAGCTTTCTGCCATAAAATAACAACTCGTAAACGAAAACGTTTAGTTGCTAAGGAGCTGTATATAAGGAGAAATAACAATCTACAAAATACAGCATATAGTGTGGTTACGTTACAGCTAACCAAACCAAAATCAATAAATCTGTTCGCGATTTACAGAAACACAATTGATGTCACGCCATGAGGCGACAATTGATTCGACAAtttcgtttgttttataaaaccagACAGTCGCCAAGACCGCTCCtcttattgtgacgtcatagggaGAAATCTTTGCAATTTTCAAACCCTAGTTTGAACGGACgttcaaaatacaaaattattttcttgacccaaaaaagttttccaaaaatttaaacacaaaatgtgTTTCTAATCGGCTGTTCGATTTAACAGTATAGTTTAATTCAATGCAAATTTCTCTAGAATTTTAGACGTTGCCATATCCTACTTTTCACAAACTTTTAAGAAGGTAATACTTTTTATAGGTCACgagcattaggtgtatgtAGTAATGTAGTAGTGTGTATGTAGTAGACTGTCcttacaaacaattaaaacgagAGTTATACGAAcaactatttattaaaacgagtaacttttaaaatgggAAATAAACAGATGTATGAACAGTACTCGAgataagaaaaagaaaacaataaatgacgtcataagtgGTGAGAAACAACGGTGTATACCTATTTCTAATGCAGTCGTGATGGTATGAGAAAAACGATTTAAATTGTGGTCTATTACATTTTTAGGGGCCAACTGAattttaaatcccaggttctttAGCTTgccaggacctcacccatatagaatagaattcaTTGGCCTGCATAGCTATAACAGACCATAGTTTTGAGCTACGAATCGCTATTATATGAATATTTAGGTGACAGATCAAACATGGAAGCGTGGTAGCACTTAAATTGCAAAGCACCGATATGTAACATGGCAACTGTTTTGTGGTAAGACAATAACGAAAGAAGCACCGTTAAATAACGTGTATCGTtgacaattaaaaattacctATTTAAAAGGCAAGCTGCTATACCAGATGTAGGAAGACTTAAATAATGAGGTGTATTGGCAAATGGAGCGTTGTTAATAAAATCAATGACACTTCGTATTTAAACACTGAGAAAAACAACACGTTCCTTTGGGAAAGATAATTGAATTAACCTTGGCCCAGCTAGGATCTGTAGTTCACCGTAACATGCGAGCCATTGCCCCAGGGGCTTCCAGGTTTAAAATTAGCAACTAACGACAATGCATGGGCAATAAGTGAATACAAATGATGGCACatgtgtttataaattacataacACCGAGCATTGCAATATGAAATGATgatttacataaaacaattcGCACAATTCAAATACCGTTAAAAGAagtattatatacatttttacactTATAGTACAATAAGTCTGACCAATACCATtacagtataaataaaaagctgaCCAGTAACATGAGCTTTGGAATTAATACTTGTACGTTAATCTTTCATTTGATCTGGCAGTATTGATGATATCATTTAGTTCCATTTCTTCTCTATATTTTGTATCTTCATAAACTGCTAACTTCTTGGTCATTTTTAGGTAGGCAAAGTTGGCAGAGAGACACATCAGAAATTGTTTCTGcgaaaaaatgtattattgaATTGAATGGTaagaatacatatatatatatatttactataaAAGTGCTACGGCATTACTAacaaaaatggtttattatatttatcacctcatacctcatgctcactgtctgtccggataagtttaataaagattATAATCTTTTAAATTCTAAGAAGAATTCATCTcttcaaagtttaaaacaagcttagcgtaattcaaaaataactaatattGCAACTGCTGGCATGAACTTTTTAATCAAGGGCATATTCATAATTTCATTGGAATTTCTTAATGTCAATTCAATATAAGACTTGGAAATAAAGATTAAGGTCCCGAAACCCATTGGGATTCATAAGTCGATTAATATAACCACAAAAGCAAAGGGAACCCAGTGATAAATATGACTCCCAAAAATTAATCAATGATTTTGTAAAACACTATTGCATGATTTTGGTTTCCTtattaattcatattttttgttatttttaattactatGTTTTGCATTATTATATTCAAAGAGAAAAATACACGTTATTTTATAgcgcattttaaaaaatatatatatatctgtcaATATTTTCTATGGCACCAATAATGAATGACAGGCAGTATgaatgaaatgtaaaatatcaGTAAATGGATCGAAGTCCAAAGAAAAATAGTTCACACACATTcgaaaattttgtaaattgcaCATTGAtatcagaaaaataaaatcctaaacattttaacaaacaatatcTGCTGgtagattaaaataaacttaattaaaatctaAACCATTACTCTAGTATGTACAGGTTGTGTCTTTAcattcacatttttttagattatatCTTAATGTTTTGCAActaaatacaacttaatatGAGGTAACTGTATTgttggtttagcagccacaaCTTTATATGGCAcatttactcaagtagttttacccgtagcgtgttttaacaactgttaatCGCTGCTATTTTCCTGTCTCATTgctattttagtttatttgaTCTTGGTTACCCTATCAGGACAGATAaagtttatgttatgttatgatAGTCAGACTTAGGTATTATCATGTTGGAATTTTATGTAGTAAACCagatgtttagtttttaatcaaacttaccgaaaaaaatcattatataAGCAGTTTGGTTTAGTAAAAATGAACTAAAACAGCAACGTCATTGTGCTATGCTGCAACACAGACATAAATATTCATAAAtctagtttatttattaacaaataacCGATAAATAAGCCAGTACACACCATAAAGaacaatgtatttaatttaatatttttcagcCAACAAGGCAGCAAAGTTGgcaaacaatataaacataaagtgTTTGCTCGGCAAACATTTTTCTTACACAGGTATCATGGCAATATTTAGAGAGAAAACAgcttgtaaatttaaacaatgataGCTGATACACCTATCTGCAGTACTGTCAActtttgctgttgtttttttggggaAAAAACTAACTTTTCAAGAGTATTACTCCATCTATTGCtaaagataatatatattgttattttcatatttgtaaattaGTGTTACTTCTTATTTTTTCAGCTAAACCCcagtatgttttgtttaaaattgtaaaaataaggttttaaatgttaagGTTCACAAAAGGTTTACAACATTAATTAGgaaataactttattaaaaagtttgagaaCTACAACAAATTTAGACTTGTGTAACCGTGTTATATCGCCACTTAGTTTAAGCTTGGAAAAGTTCAAACACTTAATCCAACACTAAAGaataatgattttaaatcCATGTATTATTCATTGGTATCAAAAGTTAACTGTGGTGTCTTTATACGAACAACCCTTGGAACTAAACTGAAGTATCACACTGACAACTGGATGAAATGTAATCAATACAAAACCACAATGAATGAAACCTTACTATGAACAAATTATTTTCTGTGTGAAACATGCTCTTTTTAAATGCCCTAAGTACAGATATGATTATAGCAACAATACACTGATACATTAAAGTAGGAACTCATAACCTAGGGTttactatttatattaatataaatgtaactttctttattctcgcatgtACGGGAagcgacagtcattatacacggatgttctttttatacactccattttacgagttaccgcgtatgtaactttgtcagcgtgttttttctgtatagtaGCAGCGCGAAGCCTTAAACCTATAACCTTtgagttagaggcaggcgtaCCAACCACTGTGCATTTGCACCAAACTATATGTCAGTCAAAAGGTTACCATTAAAGTGACTGTTATAGCGCCTGTCACAATTCAAACATTGCATGTAAATCAAACAAGTCATGTTTATGAAAGAACCTAATCCAAAGCTATAATATTTTATGGTCTGTATATGACACTTAATACTGATGGCGTAATATTGCCACGTCAGGGGAACAGACTGCTAACTAAGCTGGATTTGATTAGCTGAACCATATTGGCAAGTGATGGTGACATATGATATATATGTCTATACCATGCTGATATTTAATGTCACATGCACATGTGAAAAATTGACACAAGAAACAGGAAAATAAGCTGTTACACCATATTTTACGATACAACACATGATAAACCAGTTTTCACccaaataaaatccaaaaaccagttttttacaaaaaatatgccTTTGGGCACAAATTAAAGCTATAAAAACCAcatgttttgataaaaacaaacataaaattccTAATAACCTTATCATACAAAACATCATGCATGGTAGTTCAGTCTTACTTATAGATAGTAAATTACTTACCATGCTTAAGAGCGTTATTGCAGCCCCAGCAAACGCAACTATATAAAGCTGATAAGTCACGTTGAACTGAAAATAAGAgagaaaatgtaaaatgaaTTACTATCTTTGTCATGAATATCTGACTTTAGTCATTTTACTTTAGATGGGACGCACAATAAGATACTACGTAAAACATCGTAATAAAAGGTTTTCAGGggaaatttaccaaaaaacattatgttttttgcataaaaccAAACAGCaagaaaaaagtataaaaagaaacaaaaacatatgtgaaaaattaatttgtcagtttatttaaatgtacatGTGATGTAACTCTGTAACAAATGATAGAAGCAAACAAAAACTAagaaaacattatatatttgatAAATACTTACCGTTGGTGTGCTACAGAATTTAGTAAGATCATCACCACATATTCTGCCAATATCATCTGGAAGATGCGCAGGAAGAATTCCTGAAAAAGTTTCTCCGTTAGCTGGTTGTACTACAGTTCAACATGCACTAAATATTGCTACTTGTTATATGTATTAGGATCATtaaggaaataaaaaagtgagttaaatttttttaatattaaattaaattacaacatatataattgtataaaaatgtgcattgttacaaaacacagTATATATACCAGTTGCAtttacataacattttttctatGTCTGTTATCTTTAAATTAGCAACAAATATTATGTATTGGATATTGTATACACAGACATGGAAGCAGCCATATTAAaagaatttacaaaaatatatttattttaagaatgGGCTCTTGACCTTCGAACTCTCCTGGGCTGCACCACTGTACATAGACATGAATTACCTGTTTGTCTGAAGTCAATGCAAGTATTTGCTTTGCACTGTGAGTTGGCAACGATGAAGAAATGAATTGGAAATGCGGCAAAGCAAGTAATCAGTAACCAACCCACTCCACAAATATACACAAGCATGGTGTACTGCAAACAATGTCATGTCATTAGGCCAAGGTTATCAATTAGTTTCAGTTTATTGTGAAATATGCAAGGtatcatatttaatataagTTGACATTGCCCTTTTACTGTGCAGCTAGCAAAActagcaaaaaataaaaactatgacGTTTCTTTACTATCTAGACAAAATTGCGCAACCAAATCTATATATTactaaaaataccaaataaatgcaacctaaataaaactttcaaacaaGTGTAGAAATAATTAATAGGcctaaaagtatttttaaatcaaaagtttGTGTCACTATGCTACAAATGTATTGTTCACTTACAAATATGCCGATACAAAGACCACAACAAGATGTTTTGCATCCCTCTTCATAATCACTTTTCACAACCCTTGTGGATAAAATTCCATCCACGAAAAGTAAAATGGAAAGCACGAACATAAAAGCAGCAATACCGTAAATGGAGTATTTGAAGTTTTGAATTctgaaacaagtttaaaacaggCCCATTACCAACAACAGTACAACACTATACATACAATATGTCTGGCAAAAGccaaattgaaaaaaacttaattgcacaaaaataaaacattgttgatagtaaaaaaaattgtgcatGCCCAAATAAAACCtccaaattttaacaaaagtactaaattaaaaataaatatcacaGAAAAGCTCAAACAGGCTAATAACAGTActactaaaaaaacatttatacaaaactatacagatataaaaacagaacattaaTAGGTTAAAACGGCTAGTTGCTGTTTTTTACTTACATTGTATCTGTCGATGTTTCATTCCAATAAAAGTCTGTTGAGTTAAGTAATATGTAGCTGTTGCTTACTGCTTCATGGGCTGTTCCACAGAATAAAGCTGTGCCTGCCCAGCATAGAACAGCAGCAATAAGAGACGCCCATGGTACAAGGCTGAGGCATCTTAAACATGAATCAAAACAacctgaaatataaaaaatgaagatcaatttaatttgtttatatataaaggAAGCGAGTAATTTAATCATTAATTCTAAATAATTATCCAATTAAACGGCAATTTCATGGTTGAATTAgtaatttaatttagaaaGATAATTACCCATTTTCCTAGTCTTAGCACACACGTATTCTTTAGCTTCTCTTTCGTTCTGTGCAATAGTATAAGTACAAACGTAATCACAAGAAACAACGTCTGAAACATACAATATACGTTCATAAGTACCATATCATATAACTAATTTCTACACCAtgaactaaatataaataacagtaGGCTCACATTAGTTTTACTTGCAGTATGTACAAACATGTAAAACAGAAACTACTCAATTGAAGCACTCTATACAAACATTGTTAACTCGCAAACCTATCTCAACTTTGTGCGTTTGCGGAGCTCTGCCGTTGAGTGCGTTCTGCCGTTTGAGCAAAGTGGGtgtgaaattgaaaaaataacgATTTCACAGACACACGCTGCCATCTCGCGGCGTAGACAACTCTAAAACGTCAACAGAGCtcttagtttttaaaataaaaagctttaaatatttaaataaaaacatttagtgtttttttaacaggtaCTGTTGCGATATGCAATTTACGtgaaatgaaacattttttacatccGTTTATAGTTGCGTTGCAGGGATATTCCCCACTTAAAGAATGATTTCGTGGACTTGCGAAATCAAGaatctgttgttttgtttgctcTGTTACATAAGAACATTATAACTGTGAAATTATATATtgcaaaagtatattttaaatcgTAACATGGCGTCTGGGACTATGTCGCTTTCGCAGTGGGTAAACAAGGAACTAGTCAAGTTGCTGG includes:
- the LOC100176317 gene encoding neuronal membrane glycoprotein M6-a, with the protein product MGCFDSCLRCLSLVPWASLIAAVLCWAGTALFCGTAHEAVSNSYILLNSTDFYWNETSTDTIIQNFKYSIYGIAAFMFVLSILLFVDGILSTRVVKSDYEEGCKTSCCGLCIGIFYTMLVYICGVGWLLITCFAAFPIHFFIVANSQCKANTCIDFRQTGILPAHLPDDIGRICGDDLTKFCSTPTFNVTYQLYIVAFAGAAITLLSMKQFLMCLSANFAYLKMTKKLAVYEDTKYREEMELNDIINTARSNERLTYKY